A part of Streptomyces sp. SLBN-31 genomic DNA contains:
- a CDS encoding DUF4253 domain-containing protein, with protein sequence MATLPNPLPRLDALGLELPPGRLVDETDEGPWHEPLLWLAAEQAVPGAWDALRRTAPAAGLLPVLVEAGGDLGGPWDWELAPGEVSYPGDHDPVDVLAEHWEECAADGEEWPGPAPAADVTAPEAAASALAEAVVAGGTGSFKEPRLALVPARRSADIPAAIGWTGPANHDDDVARLCAVLRSWEDRYGIRVVALGFAHLLVSVAAPPATLAEARALAAEHFAFCPDTVIQGPGTLTEYAEQQLLGKPSWHFWWD encoded by the coding sequence ATGGCGACACTCCCCAACCCGCTCCCCCGGCTCGACGCCCTCGGCCTCGAACTCCCGCCCGGCCGGCTGGTCGACGAGACCGACGAGGGGCCCTGGCACGAACCCCTGCTGTGGCTCGCGGCCGAGCAGGCGGTGCCCGGCGCTTGGGACGCGCTGCGGCGCACCGCGCCGGCGGCCGGTCTGCTGCCCGTCCTCGTCGAGGCCGGTGGTGACCTCGGGGGGCCGTGGGACTGGGAGTTGGCGCCCGGCGAGGTCTCGTACCCCGGGGACCACGACCCGGTGGACGTGCTGGCGGAGCACTGGGAGGAGTGCGCGGCGGACGGCGAGGAGTGGCCGGGCCCGGCACCCGCCGCGGACGTCACCGCTCCCGAGGCCGCCGCCTCAGCCCTCGCGGAGGCCGTGGTCGCGGGCGGCACCGGCTCGTTCAAGGAGCCCCGGCTCGCCCTCGTCCCGGCCCGCCGCAGCGCGGACATCCCCGCGGCGATCGGCTGGACGGGCCCGGCGAACCACGACGACGACGTGGCCCGGCTCTGCGCGGTGCTCCGCTCCTGGGAGGACCGCTACGGCATACGGGTCGTCGCCCTCGGCTTCGCCCACCTGCTGGTCTCCGTCGCCGCGCCGCCCGCCACGCTCGCCGAGGCGCGGGCCCTGGCCGCCGAACACTTCGCCTTCTGCCCGGACACCGTCATCCAGGGCCCCGGCACGCTCACCGAGTACGCCGAACAGCAGCTCCTCGGCAAGCCGTCCTGGCACTTCTGGTGGGACTGA
- a CDS encoding TetR/AcrR family transcriptional regulator: MPTGVAIRDPRQQLFDAAERILLRDGPQALTSRAVTAEAGCAKGVLHRHFADFDAFLAELVLGRIGRLDAVSEGLRAAAGTGAVTDHLTGALAAVFDAVGVAVVSLVIARDELRARLRAAGCAAGIPLLTEAAATLAAYLAAERDLGRVAPGADPAVLASTLLGAAHLLYADRESPAPDASAVRAVVKTVMASALR, from the coding sequence ATGCCGACCGGAGTGGCCATCCGCGACCCCCGCCAGCAGCTCTTCGACGCCGCCGAGCGCATCCTGCTGCGGGACGGCCCCCAAGCGCTGACCAGCAGGGCGGTGACCGCGGAGGCGGGGTGCGCGAAGGGGGTGCTGCACCGGCACTTCGCGGACTTCGACGCGTTCCTGGCGGAGCTGGTGCTCGGGCGGATCGGGCGGCTCGACGCGGTGTCCGAGGGCCTGCGGGCCGCCGCCGGGACCGGCGCCGTCACGGACCACCTGACCGGCGCCCTGGCCGCGGTGTTCGACGCGGTCGGGGTGGCCGTCGTGAGCCTGGTCATCGCCCGTGACGAGCTGCGCGCCCGGCTGCGTGCGGCCGGCTGCGCGGCCGGTATCCCGCTGCTGACGGAGGCGGCGGCGACGCTGGCCGCCTACCTCGCCGCCGAACGCGACCTCGGCCGTGTCGCGCCCGGCGCCGACCCGGCCGTACTCGCTTCCACGCTGCTCGGCGCGGCGCACCTGCTGTACGCGGACCGGGAGAGCCCCGCGCCGGACGCCTCGGCCGTCCGCGCGGTGGTGAAGACCGTCATGGCCTCCGCGCTGCGCTGA
- a CDS encoding bifunctional 2-polyprenyl-6-hydroxyphenol methylase/3-demethylubiquinol 3-O-methyltransferase UbiG — protein sequence MPTLPSSEGAPEPHRSRDIAESFGTDPERYDRARPRYPTALIRRIAASAPGPDLLDVGCGTGIAARQFQAAGCKVLGVEPDARMAELARRLGTDTEVATFEDWEPGERRFDVVAAATAWHWVDLAAGAAKAARVLRPGGLLVPFWNVAETPPDLAEAVADAAERVMPDSPFDFRAMLGRSMVDGYQTFLTRAADAIRAANGAFGEPEQWRYDWEFTYTRDAWLDVLPSQGAFTRLRPDQLAEILDAVGAAIDARGGTVTMPYATLALVTCSR from the coding sequence ATGCCCACTTTACCGTCCTCCGAGGGCGCACCCGAGCCCCACCGCAGCCGCGACATCGCCGAGTCCTTCGGCACGGACCCCGAGCGCTACGACCGGGCCCGCCCCCGCTACCCCACGGCCCTGATCCGGCGCATCGCCGCCTCCGCCCCGGGCCCAGACCTCCTCGACGTCGGCTGCGGAACCGGCATCGCCGCCCGGCAGTTCCAGGCGGCCGGCTGCAAGGTTCTGGGCGTCGAACCCGACGCGCGGATGGCGGAGTTGGCGCGACGGCTCGGCACGGACACGGAGGTGGCGACGTTCGAGGACTGGGAGCCCGGTGAGCGGCGCTTCGACGTCGTCGCCGCCGCGACCGCCTGGCACTGGGTCGACCTCGCAGCGGGCGCGGCCAAGGCGGCACGGGTGCTGCGGCCGGGCGGCCTGCTGGTCCCGTTCTGGAACGTCGCCGAGACCCCGCCCGACCTCGCGGAAGCCGTCGCCGACGCCGCCGAACGCGTCATGCCGGACTCCCCGTTCGACTTCCGGGCGATGCTCGGCCGGTCCATGGTCGACGGCTACCAGACCTTCCTCACCCGGGCCGCCGACGCCATCAGGGCAGCCAACGGTGCGTTCGGTGAGCCCGAACAGTGGCGTTACGACTGGGAGTTCACGTACACCCGCGACGCCTGGCTGGACGTCCTGCCCAGCCAGGGCGCCTTCACCCGCCTCCGCCCCGATCAGCTCGCCGAGATCCTGGACGCGGTGGGCGCCGCCATCGACGCCCGCGGCGGCACGGTCACGATGCCCTACGCGACGCTGGCGCTCGTCACCTGCTCGCGGTGA
- a CDS encoding DUF397 domain-containing protein, with protein MSAEALQWFKSSYSGDEGGQCLEVATTPHTIHIRDSKNPADTGPTLRVTPAAWAAFTASR; from the coding sequence ATGAGCGCCGAAGCACTTCAGTGGTTCAAGTCGTCCTACAGCGGCGACGAAGGCGGCCAGTGCCTCGAAGTCGCCACCACCCCCCACACCATCCACATCCGCGACTCCAAGAACCCCGCGGACACCGGCCCCACCCTCCGCGTCACCCCGGCCGCCTGGGCCGCCTTCACCGCGAGCAGGTGA
- a CDS encoding helix-turn-helix transcriptional regulator: MSARRPPRPKNLTSMKMLGKQLGAARRAAGLTQSALAELVRVDEETIASIEQGRRALKPDLATALDEILQTKGTLPAGVANLPEIDQFPMWAELYMEHEREAIALSWYDNAVVPGLLQTEAYVRAVLRNRVPAYDEDEIETSTAARLKRQEILHRRNPPTLSFIVWEPVLHMRIGEPEVRREQLRHLRSVAELPCVALQFLPLSSPSHAGMNGPFTLLETPDHQHLAYTESQRGSQWVSDADEVSRLARKYAMLRTQALTTQDSGDLLDRLLGEQ; this comes from the coding sequence ATGAGCGCCAGGAGGCCGCCGCGGCCGAAGAACCTCACGTCCATGAAGATGCTGGGCAAGCAGCTCGGCGCCGCGCGTCGCGCCGCGGGTCTCACCCAGAGCGCCCTCGCCGAACTCGTCAGGGTCGACGAGGAGACGATCGCGTCCATCGAACAGGGCAGACGGGCCCTGAAGCCGGACCTGGCCACCGCGCTGGACGAGATCCTCCAGACCAAGGGGACGCTGCCGGCGGGCGTGGCCAACCTGCCGGAGATCGACCAGTTCCCGATGTGGGCGGAGCTGTACATGGAGCATGAGCGGGAGGCGATCGCGCTGTCCTGGTACGACAACGCGGTCGTTCCCGGCCTGTTGCAGACCGAGGCCTACGTCCGCGCCGTCCTGCGCAACCGCGTCCCCGCGTACGACGAGGACGAGATCGAGACGAGCACGGCGGCCCGCCTGAAGCGCCAGGAGATCCTGCACCGCAGGAACCCGCCCACCCTGAGCTTCATCGTCTGGGAGCCGGTGCTCCACATGCGCATCGGCGAGCCGGAAGTGCGGCGAGAACAGCTGCGCCATCTGCGGTCCGTCGCCGAACTGCCGTGCGTGGCATTGCAGTTCCTGCCGCTGAGCAGCCCGTCTCACGCGGGGATGAACGGCCCCTTCACCCTCCTCGAAACACCGGACCACCAGCACCTCGCGTACACCGAATCGCAGCGCGGCAGCCAGTGGGTTTCTGACGCGGATGAGGTGTCCAGGCTGGCGCGCAAGTATGCGATGCTGCGGACACAGGCCCTGACCACACAGGACTCCGGGGACCTGCTCGACCGCCTGCTAGGAGAGCAATGA
- a CDS encoding ATP-binding protein has translation MNDRTQLPCLRERFLRRERRSVQAARRFTAETLTGWDLAGTDRADDVLLCVSELVTNAVIHGVPPGRQLRLLLRNEGRVLVVEVHDSGPGVPHVVHDADEGGRGLLLVSALSDKWGVRERELGKAVWCEFGLP, from the coding sequence GTGAACGACAGGACTCAACTCCCCTGCCTGCGCGAGCGGTTCCTGCGCCGCGAGCGCCGATCCGTGCAGGCCGCGCGGCGGTTCACGGCCGAGACCCTCACCGGCTGGGACCTCGCCGGGACGGACCGCGCCGACGACGTACTGCTCTGCGTGAGCGAACTGGTGACCAACGCCGTGATCCATGGGGTGCCGCCGGGACGCCAGTTGAGGCTGCTGCTGCGGAACGAGGGGCGGGTGCTGGTCGTGGAGGTGCACGACAGCGGGCCCGGCGTGCCGCATGTCGTGCACGACGCGGACGAGGGCGGCCGTGGGCTGCTGCTGGTCTCGGCGCTGAGCGACAAGTGGGGGGTGCGGGAGCGGGAGTTGGGCAAGGCGGTGTGGTGCGAGTTCGGGTTGCCGTAG
- a CDS encoding P-loop ATPase, Sll1717 family, producing the protein MADQPVLARLRFGREDAERDVTEGLLLRGAFLSNAAYRGALSGHKMLIIGRKGSGKSAICMRLMSDGEGGHPGGKVLVTPDEAAGEEIRRFELQGLPGDSAKALIWRYVFAVHAARYLVDHAKGAHPGCHKADSVKALGRFLKQNGEAPGGGRLVERLAQGARGLQTSLSLEAFGIKAGVELAQSPSEGARAARQLEIVEQGVAAAFGDLGCDGVVHPPFLLMVDQLEQVWSAEPDSNSMVIGLLLAAKHAAGLYGRSVRFLLFLRADIYDSLSFGEGDKFHGDELRIAWTEQALRDLALARARASVGEELTEERLWKELFPQTVAGEEITAHLFGRCLPRPRDAIQFLNLCQEKAWLDHERERITEGDVTLAGRQFSEWKLKDLTSEYLVAHPFLRQLFPLFQNTGYVVTRAALTRRFEAAVDTLHHDFPAYANALTLQGVIDVLYGVGFLGVRRGNDVVYAGDDGLAVQPHETEFQVHPCFRAALGATTAFDLRRYEPQVAGARIATGSLGPGTPGSSSLNRDDRLLMQLARSCHSILAQVGRAVGLTQDVRDELTREINRVLDEVDRIPAGAAASVGIDVDDHLLAAAHYFTTLAAQLRATGLEESTGIGDVTRRVEEEVRRLRRAAGGSYGSSGDSHGY; encoded by the coding sequence ATGGCCGACCAGCCGGTGCTCGCGCGGTTGCGCTTCGGGCGGGAGGACGCCGAGCGGGATGTGACCGAGGGGCTGCTGCTGCGCGGGGCCTTCCTGTCGAACGCCGCGTACCGGGGTGCGCTCAGCGGGCACAAGATGCTGATCATCGGGCGCAAGGGGTCCGGGAAGAGCGCCATCTGCATGCGGCTGATGTCCGACGGCGAGGGCGGGCACCCGGGCGGGAAGGTGCTCGTCACACCCGACGAGGCCGCGGGGGAGGAGATCCGGCGGTTCGAGCTGCAGGGGTTGCCGGGGGATTCGGCCAAGGCGTTGATCTGGCGGTACGTGTTCGCGGTGCACGCGGCCCGGTATCTCGTCGACCACGCCAAGGGCGCGCATCCGGGGTGCCACAAGGCCGACTCGGTGAAGGCGCTCGGGCGGTTCCTCAAGCAGAACGGCGAGGCGCCCGGCGGCGGCCGTCTGGTGGAGCGGCTGGCCCAGGGCGCCCGGGGGTTGCAGACCTCGCTGTCCCTGGAGGCCTTCGGGATCAAGGCGGGCGTGGAACTCGCCCAGTCCCCGTCCGAAGGGGCGCGTGCGGCACGGCAGTTGGAGATCGTCGAGCAGGGTGTGGCCGCGGCTTTCGGTGATCTGGGGTGCGACGGCGTCGTACACCCGCCGTTCCTCCTCATGGTCGACCAGTTGGAACAGGTGTGGTCGGCCGAGCCGGACAGCAACTCCATGGTGATCGGGCTGCTGCTGGCGGCCAAGCACGCGGCGGGCCTGTACGGCCGTTCGGTGCGGTTCCTGCTGTTCCTGCGCGCCGACATCTACGACTCGCTGTCCTTCGGTGAGGGCGACAAGTTCCACGGCGACGAGCTGAGGATCGCCTGGACCGAACAGGCTCTGCGGGACCTGGCGTTGGCCCGGGCGCGGGCCTCCGTGGGGGAGGAGCTGACCGAGGAGCGGCTGTGGAAGGAACTGTTCCCGCAGACCGTGGCCGGGGAGGAGATCACCGCCCATCTCTTCGGCCGCTGTCTGCCCCGGCCGCGCGACGCCATCCAGTTCCTCAACCTGTGCCAGGAGAAGGCCTGGCTGGACCATGAGCGGGAGCGGATCACCGAGGGGGACGTGACGCTGGCGGGCCGGCAGTTCTCCGAGTGGAAGCTCAAGGACCTGACCTCGGAGTACCTGGTCGCGCACCCCTTCCTGCGCCAGCTGTTCCCGCTCTTCCAGAACACCGGGTACGTCGTCACACGCGCGGCCCTCACCCGCCGTTTCGAGGCGGCCGTCGACACGCTCCACCACGACTTCCCCGCCTACGCCAACGCGCTGACCCTCCAGGGAGTCATCGACGTGCTGTACGGGGTGGGCTTCCTCGGAGTGCGGCGCGGCAACGACGTGGTGTACGCCGGAGACGACGGGCTGGCGGTCCAGCCGCACGAGACGGAGTTCCAGGTCCACCCCTGCTTCCGGGCCGCGCTCGGCGCGACGACCGCCTTCGACCTGCGCCGCTACGAACCGCAGGTCGCGGGCGCGCGCATCGCGACGGGCAGTCTCGGCCCCGGCACGCCGGGTTCGTCCTCCCTCAACCGCGACGACCGGCTCCTCATGCAGCTCGCGCGCTCCTGCCACTCGATCCTCGCCCAGGTGGGGCGGGCGGTCGGGCTCACACAGGACGTCCGCGACGAGCTCACCCGCGAGATCAACCGTGTCCTGGACGAGGTCGACCGCATCCCCGCGGGCGCCGCCGCGTCCGTGGGCATCGACGTGGACGACCACCTCCTCGCCGCGGCCCACTACTTCACCACCCTCGCCGCCCAACTCCGCGCCACGGGCCTGGAGGAGAGCACCGGCATCGGTGACGTCACCCGCCGAGTGGAGGAGGAGGTACGACGGTTGCGCCGGGCGGCGGGCGGGTCGTACGGCAGCTCGGGGGACTCGCACGGGTACTGA